A window of Thermoproteales archaeon genomic DNA:
TGAATCCTAACAAGTGCATTGGGTGCGGCTTCTGCAGGAATGCTTGTCCTATAGGTGCTGTAATGTGGGATGAGGCAGCGAATAAGCCGATAATATGCGTTCAATGCGGTTATTGTGTTGATTTTTGCCCTCATGACGTCATTGGAATTGTTGAAAGACAAACGGAGGGAGTGTAGATGCATCCAAACGATCCCTTGTATAGGGTTCTATATATAGACCTCACGAAAAAAATATACTGGATTGAGGATAGAAGAGAATTATTCGAAAACTATTTGGGCGGTGCGGGTGTCGCTATAAATCTTTTAAAAGAAGAATGTCCTAGGGGCGCCGATCCTTTAAGACCCGAGAATCCAATAGTGTTTGCAGTAGGACCGTTTACGGGATTGTATCCGATAGCTTCTAAAACTGTCGCCATGTTTAAGAGTCCTTTAACTGGAAACCTTGGTGAAAGCCACGCCGGCGGACGGAGCGCTATAGCGATTAGAATGGCTGGATATGGGGCTATCGTCATAAAGGGCGCGAGCAAGCATCCAGTATACGTTGCAGTGCATGGCGATAAAGTATTCTTTAGAGACGCAAGAGCGTTATGGGGTATTAAAAGCAGCATAACAGTTGCCAGAATAATTAGAGAAAAAGAGCCTGGAGCTGGTCAGAGGGCTATAATGAGGATTGGCAGAGCTGGAGAAAATCTGGTTAAGTATGCCTGTGTAGTAACCGAAACCTACAGACATTTTGGAAGGCTTGGTCTTGGCGCAGTTTTCGGCAGCAAGAAGCTAAAAGCCTTTGTCGTTTCAGGTAAGAGATCTTTACCAGTTTTAGATAAACGAAGGTATCGGGAAATCTACAAGGAATTATTCGATACTATGGTCAAATCTCCTTTAATGAAAAAATATCATGACTTGGGAACAGCTGCTAACGTTATACCCTTAAATAAAATAGGCGCCCTACCAACTAAGAACCTGAAAGAGTCAAAGTTTGAGAATGCAGACAAAATATCTGGTGAATACTTAGCCGAAAAGTATTTGGGTAGAAGACTCGCGTGCGCTCATTGTCCAGTTGCTTGTATACACTTAGCCGCTCTCAGAGAACCCTACGAAACCGAGCCGTACTTTTACAAGACGACTTTTATCTCTTATGATTACGAGTTGATATACTCTCTAGGAAGCATGCTCGGAATAAGAAACGCGGAAGACATGTTAAAAGTGTTAGATGAAGTCGAAGTGCTTGGTTTAGATGGTATAAGTAGCGGTGTTGTATTAGCATGGGCTACAGAAGCCTACGAAAAGGGGATAATCAACGAGAACGATACTTTAGGATTACGTTTTAAGTGGGGTGACTATGAAACATATATCAAAGCTTTAAGATATATTGTTGAGCAACCCAACGAGTTTTATAAAGCATTAGCTAATGGAGTAGATTATGCTGCTAGCAAATATGGAGGAGAAAAATTCGCTCTCGCCTTTGGCAAAAACGAGATGCCCGGCTATCACACGGGCTACCTGGGTTATTTCGGTTTTCTCGTAGGCTCAAGACACAGCCATTTAGATATGGGTGGCTACAGTATTGACCAGAAAGCTCTAGGAAAGGAATACAATCTGGACGAATTAGTTGTTAAAGCGTTAAGAGAAGAAGAATGGCGTCAGATCCTTTCAAGTCTTGTAGTATGCTTTTTTGCTAGAGGAATATACAAGCCCGAAATTGTCGCCAAAGCTTTAGAGCCGCTAGGATGGAATCTTACGCCTGAAGACTTAGGAAAGATAGGAGCTAAGATACATAGGTTAAAGTACGAATTTAAGTTTAGGGAAGGATTCGACCTTGATAGTTTAAGGTTACCTCACAGAATATTTGAAACCCCCACGCCACACGGGTATTTAGACGAGTATAAGTTCAAAGAAATGATAGAGAAATTTAAGCTGTTAATACAAAAACAAATATAGATTTATTTTTAATTTTCGAACCGACTAATTTTCTGTTTAACCTTATATAACATACAGAGACAAGATTTCATCCCTTAGTTACACCTACAGGTTTAAGTCTGACCACTAGCGTTGCTATTCCAACGTCATGGCTTACTTTTGCTACTCTATCCACGTCTTTATAAGCATTAGGAGCCTCTTCAGCTACAACTCTCATGCTATCGGCTCTTACAATTATTCCCTTAGCTTCTAAATCTCGTATAATTCGAGAAGCTCTAAACGTTCTAACAGCTTCAGCTCTACTTCTTAATCTTCCAGCACCGTGAGCCGTAGATCCAAACGTTATATCCATAGCTGTTGGCTGTCCTATCAGAATATATGAAGCTGTTCCCATGGACCCTGGTATAATTACTGGTTGACCGATGCTCCTGTAATCTTTTGGTATGGCTGGATGCCAAGCTGGAAATGCTCTTGTCGCGCCTTTTCTATGCACATAGACTTTCACTCTTTTGTCATTTACTTTGTGTTCTTCCAATTTTGCAATATTATGAGCTACGTCGTAAATCAAGTGCATATCAAGATCATCCGCTGATTTCCTAAGCACATGCTCGAATGCTTGTCTAGTCCAATGCATTATTATCTGCCTGTTTGCCCATGCAAAGTTTGCAGCTGCTGACATTGCAGCAAAATATTCTTCTGCTTCTCTACTTGTTACAGGTACGCTCACTAATTCTCTATCTGGTAGTGGAACGCGATATCTTCTGGCTGCGATTTCCATTTGTTTAAGATAGTCGCTGCATACCTGGTGACCTAATCCTCTGCTTCCTGTATGGATCATTACCATTACTTGTCCTTCCTCGTATATTCCCATTAACTTAGCGGCTTCCCTGTTGAATATCTTGTCAACAACCTGTATCTCTAGGAAATGATTTCCACTCCCTAAGGTTCCTAGCTGATTTCTACCTCTAGTTTTTGCACGATGAGACACTCTATCAGGGTCTGCAGTCGTCATATGCCCATTTTCTTCTATGTGTTTCCTATCTTCCGGCCATCCATATCCATGGTCTATCGCCCAATCAGCACCTTCAGCTAGCACTTTCTCCAGTTCGCTAATGCTTAATCTAAGCTTCCCCGTCGACCCGAGACCAGAAGGTATATACCTGAACAATGTATCAATCAATTTCTTAAGTACTGGTCTAACATCATCATACATTAAATTAGTTCTCAACACTCTTACTCCACAATTTGACACAATGAAATTATTGGCTATAAAATTATGGTTTTCATCGTTAACTGTTATATCGTATACTTTTCCATTATATTTTTTAATTTTTATTTCGTCAATTTCATCATATACTATTTCGCCGTTAACATTTTTTTCTAGAAATTCTTCAAATGTTAGGAAATCCTCAGGTATTCTCGCATCTTCAACATTTTCATAAACGCTTCTTTCTACAAATCTCTGATTTACTCTATTATTATAAACTTCCGCTAAAATCGCTACTGGTATTCCTTTCTTATACTGTTCTTTAATAAGTCTTCTCAAAACTCTTCTTTCTTTGGTTATTTTCAGTTTTAATTTCAAATATACTATTGCAGCAAGTGCTAGTTTTCTCCTCTTACTATTATATTCATATCCTATTCTAGAATATAATTTTATTAAATTTACAGGGTCTGATTTTATTAATAATCTCCAGCAAATCTTACCATTTTCTTCATATGCCTTTTTTATTACTGATTTTACTCCAAATTCTCTTAAAATTTTTTGTAAATCTTTTAGGAAAGATTTTCCATTTTCTGAAAGATTTTTCAACTTGACTATTTTAAGTTCGGGCATGTAAAAGTTATAACCGTTAAAGGTTTTTGGCTTAGAAAGTTCAGCGCCAAAATATGCAGCTATAAATAGTCTCTTCATCCATAAAGGCAGTTTATAAACGTACAGTGGTATACGGTATTTTGCTTCGCTTTTCTTCCCTCTTGGATAGCCCATTTTATAGAAAAGCTCAGTTAAACTTTTTGCAGAAACTTTTAGTTGATATTCTTTATGTTTGAAAGAGTACCCATTATGTTTGAACATCCTAAGACGAGAATATATTGAGGCTTTATAGCCTATTTTTTCTAGGTCATTTTTTATTTGTTCAAGATCTTCTTTTCTCCCATACAATTGTAGATTTTTGCCGTTTATTGTACCATTGCCTAATGCATAGCCTAAAATTTTCAATAAATATGGTAGTTTTGCATTGATTGATGTTAAAGGTAGTAAATCACGCTTTTTTAATTCGTTTCTTATACTAGGAGAAAATTCTTCTTCCCTGATAATAGTAAATTTTATAGGTTTCTCATATTCTACTCCCTCAAATGGATATAAGGCAATTTCTATCCCTTCTCTTAACTCCCCAGCTTTCACCATACCAATATTCTTCACCAAGACAGGATGATCTTCAGATAATTCTAGAGTATATCCGCTTTTTGTTTTGACACTATATAATATTTTCTCGTTTCTATACAAGAACAACATTACACTAGTTTTTTTAGGTAATCCTTTACTCTTGTCTATAACTGTTACTTCTCCCCCTTTAGCTAAATCCTCTATGTTAATTTTATAGCCTAATGGTGTTAGAACTTTAGTTCCCGGAGGTAGACAATTAATATCATAACCAACGCCACCGGGACTTATAACTCCCTCATTAGCGTCGAGAGCCGCTACGCCGCCTATTGGAAATCCGTAGCCTTGATGCCCATCAGGCAAAACTATTGAATATTTGTATATTCCAGGAAGATGAGCTACATTTGCCGCTTGCACTAGAGTTAGATCGTTTTTCATTTTTTCTATGAGAACATCATCCGCGAATACTCGGACAGGTACTTTCATGCCCTTCTTATATGATTGAGGTATTTCCCAAACGTATTTATCTAATCTTTTTAATGGTATAGACATTTTACCCCTGAATAGTAGACGAGGTAGTAAAATATTAATATTATTATATCTAAAATATAAAATTATACTCAAAGTATAATAATATATTATGAAAATACTGGGTGAGAAACTTGATCATAAAAAAGAAAGTAGCATTGACAGCTTTTATTTTTACAAATGTATACGGTGAAGAATATTCAAATATTGTCGAGCATTGTAGAGCAATTTAAAACAGTGATTATATTATGAAGATCAAAATTAAACGTCGTATTCCGATTGAAGAGATATGGAGAATTATTAGCGATTACGAATATAGGTATGGTAGTTTAGAAAAGTTGAAAGCTTTAGCTTCTTTAGATAATACGCTGAAAGTTAAGCTGGAGGATTGGCTGCATGCTTTGCGCGCTCTCAGGGAATACGAGGAAGAGGGAGAGGAAATATTTGCCAAGGAAGAGGAGATAGATCCAGCTATTGTCAAGCGTTTGCTTTCAAAAAATATGGTTCAGCTTTTAATTGAGGTAGAAAAAGGCGTGAATTCTATTAGTGATTTAGCTAGAAAGCTTGGAAGATCAACACCTAACGTTTACAAGGATTTGCAATTTTTGCATCAACATGGTTTAATAAGTTTTTTAAAGAGGGGCCGCTACGTAATTCCATACTTGCTTATTGAGGAAATTTATATTGAATTTTGAATTTTTATCTTTTTACAAAAAAGGCGATAAATATATATGTAGGGGAAAAAATTCAAACTTGGTTGAAATCTTGCAAAAAGAAGAAGTTGCCCAAAAAATTAACGATTTCCTCAATAAGATGGATTTAGATTTTGAACGTGACGATGAAACTAATAGATTTACAATACATTTCGGCATGAAATTTGGAGAGGAAAGCATCCACTTTCATATCTTTATATTTCATGATGATAAATGGATAACAATTGTTGCTCCATTGATTAGGGATAAAGACTTACCAGAGGAAACTGATAAGCTTTCATTTTATAAGACGCTTCTACGAGAAACTTATTATCTAAACGAGGTAACTTATGGTTTAACGGAAAACGATGATATAGTAGTTCACGCCGAGACCGCTACAAACGCTTTAGAATTTGACAATTTTAAAGTAGAATTTTACAGTGTCGTCTACGGCATTGAACATTTCCTAAGAGAAGTAGTTCCAGTAATTTTCAAACCTCAAGATACTAGTCAATAACCTAACATTTTCTTTACCATAAAAGTTAAATTTTTCTTGTTTACTTTGTTGTCGGGAAGTTTACATGTCAAAAAAACCTATGGAAGGCTTTACGCCTATACAGGAAACTCTTAAAGTTATTAAAGCGCGAATGAGCAACGTAAAGCATAAAATTATGATTATGAGCGGCAAAGGTGGCGTCGGTAAAAGCATGGTGACAGCTAATCTGGCTATAGCCTTATCGTTGAAAGGCTATAAAGTAGCTGTTTTGGACGCTGATCTACACGGTCCTAGCATTCCTAAAATGTTGGGAGTAGAGGGGAAAACCATGCTGAGCGGACCTATGGGAATACTGCCCGTAGCCGCTAAAGGCGGTATAGGCGTAGTTTCTCTCGACTTTATGTTACCAAACGAAGATACTCCAGTTGTTTGGCGTGGACCTCTCAAAAGTAAAGCCATAATGGAGTTCCTCAGTTTGGTCGCGTGGGGTCATCGAGATTTCCTGCTTATCGACTTGCCCCCAGGCACTGGTGATGAGCCCTTGAGCGTTGCCCAATTTATACCGGATGTCAGCGGTGCTGTCATAGTAACTATTCCCTCCATGGTTTCCCAGCACGTTGTTAAAAAAGCAGTGTCCTTCGCAAGGAAAATGGATATACCAATACTTGGAGTTGTAGAGAATATGTCTTATTTCCGATGCCCTAAATGCGGCGAGATATACTACATTTTTGGCAAGGGGGGAGGCGAGGCGATAGCCAGGGCAATGGACGTTGATTTTCTAGGTTCTATTCCCATAGATCCCAGAGTAGCTGAATCTTCGGATAAGGGCGAATCATTTCTGGTAAAGTATCCTGAAACCGAGGTAGCTAAAAGCTTCATGAATATAGCTGAGAAAATCATTACTAAGCTAGAAAATGGAACATAAGGTATGGTTATGGGAGAATTTGACCGTTTCGAGTCGAGAAGAGAAAAAATTATTGAAATTTTAAAAAATAACAAAAGCCCGTTAACCGTGAAGGATCTGGCTGTTTTATTAGGCTTGGAAATTAAAGATGCAAAAACGTTATATGAAGATATCAAGCATGCAGCAAAAACTTTGTACAGGAAAAGTGGTGGTCGAGAATATATAGCAATGATACCTCCTAAATGTCTTGACTGTGGCTATGAGTTTAAGAAACTTAATAGGTTGAGAAAACCGAGTAAATGTCCGCGCTGCAGAAGCGAGAGAATTTCTCCTCCATCTTTTCTATATGTAAAAACTAAATAATTTCTCTATTTATTAATCTTGAGGCTGGCAAAGTGCCAGTGAAAATTGATCCCAGTCAATGTGCTAAATGTAAGGGAGCTAGAAGATTGTGCGGGAGGCCAGTATGCCCTATAATTATCAGGCTTTCAGCATCATATAATGTCTCAAAAAATATTACTGGTAAATCCATTTTTGGCTCTACTCCTCCATCAATTCTGGTTGGCGAAAGCCATTACCCTTTTGTAAGGTTAGGACCGAATATACCATTAGAAGTGGGATCGAAAGCTAGAGAATATGATGCTCCCGAGCTTTGGTGGGGGAACAAGAGCCTCGAGGATATTATTAAGTTGAGAGCTTCTCTCATTTTTTCTAGCTTTTATGCTAATGCTAAAATCGATGCTAGGATTTCAAGGAATAAAATGCTTGAAGCTCTGAGAGAAGTTGCTATGTCTGAACTGCCCGTGGATACCGAAGCTTTATTGAAAAAGCGTCCAATTGTTAGCTTAAAATTTGATGGTGTTTTAGCTCCTATTGGTCCTAGAGCCGATGTTTTAAAATTTAAAATTGTAAGCAATCCTATTGTTCCTAGAAAAGTCGATACCTTGATCTCCGACTTTGATGTTGATGCTAGAACCGCATCTTATGAATTATATTCTCATGGCGTATCCTATTACCATATTGTCAGATTGTTTAGCCTGGGACTGCTCGGCGAGAAGAGGTATAGGAGAGTAGTGCCTACAAGATGGGCTATAACTGCAACTGATAAAATTTTAGGAGATAAGCTACTTTCTAAAGTTAAGGATTATAAAGAGTTTGAAAATTACACCGTATTTCAGTCCGAGTATATAGGTAATAGATATTTTCTGCTTTTTGTTCCACGAGTGTGGAGTTTTGAGATGATTGAGATTTGGCTTCCTAGAAGTGTGTGGGTTAGAGGGAGAAAACCTTACATTGTGGAAAACTATGAGCTCGTAGATGGCAAGGCTAGAAAAGCGGATATTGATGGTGGTTATTATGCTATTAGGTTTCCAGTATTAGAATACTTGGAAAAAATCAAACGTCAAGCCTCGGTCATTGCTTTTAGGGAAATCACTCCAGACTATTATGCTCCAGTAGGATCGTGGCAGATTAGAGAAAGCGTTAGAGCAGCTTTAAGAGGCCAACCAAGAACATTTAGTAGCTTAGAAGAGGCTTTAAAATACGTGTCTACACGATTAAGCGTGAAATTCGAAAACGTCTATAGTATTGCTCAACTCTTGAAATTCATAGTAAAGCAAGAAACTTTAACGAAGTTTTTATCCTAAAATATACGTTTTCAACGCTCTTAGTGCTATAAATGGTAGCTTTTTTGTGATATCGGTTTTATCTACATAAAATTCTGCAATCGCATTTCTTATCTTTTTATCGTATACTAGCCTACTAGACGATATTCCTCTCCTTTCAGAAAGTTTTAATAACATCTTCTCGCGTCTAAACCTACCGTAGAAGTTTCTTTCAAGCTTGCCCAGATAGATTTTTGCCACATCCTTCAGTTTTACCCTGTTTTTAAAGTATCCTATTATTGCTTCGGCAGCCATCTTCCCAGCTATCATGCTGAATTTTATACCTTCACCTGTTAAAGGAGATACATGTCCAGCGCTATCTCCAGCAAGTAGTATTCTCGTGATAGCTATGTTTTTTAATGGTCCCGATAGTGGAACAGGTGCGTATCTTAAGGGAGCATTAATTTCAAGATTATAATGTTTCGATATGTTTACCAGGTATTTCTCTAGGTTTTTTGCTTTTGATGCTAAAGTTCCTAAACCAATATCTATTTTGCCTTTTTTAGGAAATATCCAGCCATAGCCGAACGGAGAATATCTTTTGCCAAAAAATACTATGTTTAGATTCTTGTTCGAGTTTGAAAATTCCTTACTTTGATCTATTCGTGCTTGTATAGTAATTCCTAAATCTCGACTCCTAAATCGTCCTCTAATTTTTGAACCTATCTTTGAATAGGCTCCATCAGCAGCAACAACTATTTCAGCTTGATACTCGCTTTTGCTAGCTTTCACTAGAATCATATCATTCAAAAACTTTACGTCTATTACTGTATTCGAAGTTTCTACCACACCGCCTTCTTTAATAACTCTACTTGCCAAAAAATCTGCGAATTTTGTTCTATCAACGTTATAGCCTACGATTTCATCAAATTCGATAACCCACTCACTATCGCCTGATATTATTCTTAAGCCTTTCACGCTATAATCGGCTACGCTTCTAGGAATCTTGAAAAAGTCGAATATGTAAGCTGGTATGTAGCCAGCGCACAATTTTTCATAATTTGGTTTAATTTCTTTTTCCAAAATTAAAACTTGCAAATTCTCCTTAGCTAGTTCATAAGCGCATGCTAAACCTGCAGGACCTGCACCGATAATTACTACATCGTATCTCTCAGACATAAGGCCCACTATAGGCCTCTTATTTCATAATTTTTAGGACAAATACGTCTGGCTTCTAAGCATAGTTTCTCAGCCAATTCTATATTTCCCTTTAACCTATTTTCTGCGCTAGCTTTGCAAAGCTCAGATTCTCTTTTACATAATTGGTTAGGATTTTTAATGCATAGAGTTGAAACGTAAAGGCATATTTCAGCTGCTTTCTCGTGAGCCCCTTCCCTGACTAATGCTCTAGCTGTTTTACAAAGCTTTAAAGCTCTCTGACAATATAGCGAAGCTAGATTAGTAAGCAATCTTTCGCTCATTAAGCCTCATATCCTCTATAAAGAAGACATAAATAAGACTTACCAAGCAACTAAATCGTAAAGTGAAATTTACGGTTCAATGTAAACTGTAGGCGGAGGCCACATAGCTAAAATTTCATAGCTAGGTAATAGTTTAACCCTGCTTTGGACGCTAGCACCTAACAAAGCTTCAAATAGGCTTGGCGTTCTCGGTTTAAGCTCTTTTACTGGAACATCTTCGCGTAATCCTGCTAATTTCCTGGCGGCTTCTACAGCCGTATCGAAATCTCCTATTTCATCAATTAAGCCTAATTGTAAAGCTTTGCTAGCTGTGAAAGGTCTTCCGGTAAAAACTTCTTCGTCTTCGATGGTTCTATGCTGTTTTACTCTTGCTTTGAATATTTCGAATAAATCGCTTATTATCTCTTTAAATACTTCAGCATCCTCTTCCGTCATATTCCTGAAAGGCGAGCCCACGTCTTTTAAATCTCCCGATTTAAAAGTGTAAACTTGCACGCCCAGTTTATCAAGTAATCCTTTATAATTTACTATCATTGTGTAAACTCCAATAGAACCTACCAAACTACTTTCGGCCGCTACTATATGGTCAGAAGGCAGTACCGCCATGTAAGCTCCCGACGTGCCGTACTCAGCAATATATGCTACGACGACTTTTTCCTTCGACAATTTTTTAACAGCATTATATAGGGCTTCGGATGCTGCCGCCGAGCCACCTGGACTATTAACGTACAAGATTACAGCTTTTGCTTGAGGATCTTTTCTAGCTTTTTCTAGCAGTTCAATGTATACGTTAACGCTATGCGCTGATCCAAAAATTGTGTATCCCGTTGAAGAAACTATTGGACCTTCAATTTTTACTAATGCTATGTATGCTCCTCCAAGCCTCATCACCTGCGGAGCGGGTAGCAAGATAACGGCGGCTACAGCAGCAACCAGCATTATTAGTATAATTGCCAAAGCTATAGTAGCTAGCTTTCTCTCACTCAAACCTTTTCTTTCAACAACATCCATTCTTACCACCTTAAACAACCTCAGAAGTTATAACCTCATGCTCTTTCATTAGTTTTTGTTTTAGCTTATTTAAACTAAGAAATATCAAAATGGCAGCGATAATGCCTATTGCATTTGCAACGTTAATAGGTAATGCTAATACTTGCTGGAATATAGACGCTGCTAGAGACGTAATATATATTATGCTCCCGATTTTCAACATAGGCTCCGAATAAATTATTGAAATATCAAACAATGATATAGCTTCGATAACGAAGCCCGTTGAGGCTATTATAGATCCCAGAACAGCGATAACTTTAACCGTTGCTGGCACGCTCTCGGCAATCTCCTCAGGGCTTGCTTGGTGACCACTAACGGTTAATTGCAGCCCGATAATAAACCCAGCTATCATCGTCATCGAGATTCCTATGATAGGCAAGATGATGATCGCCAACCTAGTATAACAGTAGAATTTTTTAAAATTTGTTTTACATATGCTCCCCCACCCTAGTATTTTAAATATCCAGGAGATGATAGCCGTTAATGCAAGTATAAGACCTAGTATAGCTATGGTAATGAAGTAGCCTAAATGCTCAGGACTTAATTCTTCAATCTGCAAATTACCCGTATACAGTAGTGATATAACTGAAGTAATTATGCCCAGTAAAGCAGTTAAAGCTTCTAGCATAAACGCGTTTTTTAATCTGCCAAAGCCTTCAATCCAGAACCTCCTCTCCAACGTTCACCACCTTAACCTTCAGAACCACTATTGGGATTATGATAGAAATAATTAAAGATTTTTACTGGTTTAAAAGTTCAGGTCTAAATCACTTTGAGCGATACCTTTTGTAAAGTTTGTATATTGCATATGCTATAGCTCCTATAATGATCAGAGGCATAAGCGCAAACAATAGTATTATCATTAGGTAGATCATACCATACATTGCCGATAAACCATCAGCAACTGCTTGTAGAAATTCGAAAGTTGGCCACTCTATTTCAGGTTTTTCTTTTGGCCCAGTAAACTCCACAGTTATCGTCGAATATTCTATCCTATTTTCTAGATATCTTAACTTTGCTGTTAATCTTTCAATTTCTTCCCTTACAATACGCAGCTGTCCCTCCACTTTAAGTATGTCTTCGACCGTTTTAGCTTTTTCAAGCAGTGCTAATAGCCTCGCTTCTACAGCTTTTGAATTATTAAGCCTTGCCACCAAATCTATGTACTCTTCTGTTACGTCTATCGCTTTGATATTTTCGCTCTTCAAGTTTCCTAAGGTTCTTAAATCGTTTAAAGCCTCGTAAAAGTGCTCAGTTGGAATTCTTAAAACCACTCTACCATAATTCTTGCTTAACTGCATATTACCAACATAACCTCCATACTTCAAAGCGACACTTTCTGCCTCCTTAATTTTGGCTTCTACATTTTCTACTTCCAGAGAAAGATAAGCCTCGTATATTATCTTCCTATAAATTTCCGTTTGGGAAATTGTATCAGTTACTCCAGCTTCGTGGCTAGTCGTTTCAACTACTCCAGCTCCTTTATCTTCGACAAGAGTTGGAAATCTCGTTTTTTCAGGAGTATAACCTGGGGGAGCTACAAATGACCCGCTTCTCCTCACGTATTGAAATATTATAAAGGCAAACGATCCAACAAACAGTAATCCTACTAGAATAGCAGTGACCAAAAGTACTAATGCAATTTTTCTTTGCATGTAATAATTATTAAAGTTTGAGAGATAAAACTTTTCTCGTGCTCAATTTTTAGAACAAGCAGATTTTTAACTGTTTTAAACTTCTAACTGTTTTAAAACCTTTTTTATCGTAAACTTGTCAAAACCTAGGTTTGCTATCGCAGTAAGAACTTCGTTTTCTTCAAGTCCCTTAAGCTTCATCTTCTTTAACAAATAGTTTATTGTTTCCATCCGCTCATATGGAAAAACTACCCATTTATCCGTTTCTTTGATAAAGAAATCTACTTTTACTTGACACCATGGTTTAAGATAAACCACCGCTATTTTCACGTCTTTAGGTTCGCCTTTAAGAACATACTCTCTAACTATTTTCACTGTTTCTCCAGTATCAGCTATATCATCAACTATTAGCACCTTTTGGTTTTTCACGTCAATCGACAATGGCTGTGTAATTACCGGCCTCTCGTTTCGACTATTTATCCCTTTATAAAATTTTACTCCAATACTAGCAACTCTATCAATCTCAAGAAGATCAGATATTATCCTTCCTACAACCCAGCCTCCTCTTGCTACAGCA
This region includes:
- a CDS encoding aldehyde ferredoxin oxidoreductase family protein, giving the protein MHPNDPLYRVLYIDLTKKIYWIEDRRELFENYLGGAGVAINLLKEECPRGADPLRPENPIVFAVGPFTGLYPIASKTVAMFKSPLTGNLGESHAGGRSAIAIRMAGYGAIVIKGASKHPVYVAVHGDKVFFRDARALWGIKSSITVARIIREKEPGAGQRAIMRIGRAGENLVKYACVVTETYRHFGRLGLGAVFGSKKLKAFVVSGKRSLPVLDKRRYREIYKELFDTMVKSPLMKKYHDLGTAANVIPLNKIGALPTKNLKESKFENADKISGEYLAEKYLGRRLACAHCPVACIHLAALREPYETEPYFYKTTFISYDYELIYSLGSMLGIRNAEDMLKVLDEVEVLGLDGISSGVVLAWATEAYEKGIINENDTLGLRFKWGDYETYIKALRYIVEQPNEFYKALANGVDYAASKYGGEKFALAFGKNEMPGYHTGYLGYFGFLVGSRHSHLDMGGYSIDQKALGKEYNLDELVVKALREEEWRQILSSLVVCFFARGIYKPEIVAKALEPLGWNLTPEDLGKIGAKIHRLKYEFKFREGFDLDSLRLPHRIFETPTPHGYLDEYKFKEMIEKFKLLIQKQI
- a CDS encoding intein-containing RctB family protein produces the protein MSIPLKRLDKYVWEIPQSYKKGMKVPVRVFADDVLIEKMKNDLTLVQAANVAHLPGIYKYSIVLPDGHQGYGFPIGGVAALDANEGVISPGGVGYDINCLPPGTKVLTPLGYKINIEDLAKGGEVTVIDKSKGLPKKTSVMLFLYRNEKILYSVKTKSGYTLELSEDHPVLVKNIGMVKAGELREGIEIALYPFEGVEYEKPIKFTIIREEEFSPSIRNELKKRDLLPLTSINAKLPYLLKILGYALGNGTINGKNLQLYGRKEDLEQIKNDLEKIGYKASIYSRLRMFKHNGYSFKHKEYQLKVSAKSLTELFYKMGYPRGKKSEAKYRIPLYVYKLPLWMKRLFIAAYFGAELSKPKTFNGYNFYMPELKIVKLKNLSENGKSFLKDLQKILREFGVKSVIKKAYEENGKICWRLLIKSDPVNLIKLYSRIGYEYNSKRRKLALAAIVYLKLKLKITKERRVLRRLIKEQYKKGIPVAILAEVYNNRVNQRFVERSVYENVEDARIPEDFLTFEEFLEKNVNGEIVYDEIDEIKIKKYNGKVYDITVNDENHNFIANNFIVSNCGVRVLRTNLMYDDVRPVLKKLIDTLFRYIPSGLGSTGKLRLSISELEKVLAEGADWAIDHGYGWPEDRKHIEENGHMTTADPDRVSHRAKTRGRNQLGTLGSGNHFLEIQVVDKIFNREAAKLMGIYEEGQVMVMIHTGSRGLGHQVCSDYLKQMEIAARRYRVPLPDRELVSVPVTSREAEEYFAAMSAAANFAWANRQIIMHWTRQAFEHVLRKSADDLDMHLIYDVAHNIAKLEEHKVNDKRVKVYVHRKGATRAFPAWHPAIPKDYRSIGQPVIIPGSMGTASYILIGQPTAMDITFGSTAHGAGRLRSRAEAVRTFRASRIIRDLEAKGIIVRADSMRVVAEEAPNAYKDVDRVAKVSHDVGIATLVVRLKPVGVTKG
- a CDS encoding Mrp/NBP35 family ATP-binding protein — encoded protein: MSKKPMEGFTPIQETLKVIKARMSNVKHKIMIMSGKGGVGKSMVTANLAIALSLKGYKVAVLDADLHGPSIPKMLGVEGKTMLSGPMGILPVAAKGGIGVVSLDFMLPNEDTPVVWRGPLKSKAIMEFLSLVAWGHRDFLLIDLPPGTGDEPLSVAQFIPDVSGAVIVTIPSMVSQHVVKKAVSFARKMDIPILGVVENMSYFRCPKCGEIYYIFGKGGGEAIARAMDVDFLGSIPIDPRVAESSDKGESFLVKYPETEVAKSFMNIAEKIITKLENGT
- a CDS encoding transcriptional regulator: MGEFDRFESRREKIIEILKNNKSPLTVKDLAVLLGLEIKDAKTLYEDIKHAAKTLYRKSGGREYIAMIPPKCLDCGYEFKKLNRLRKPSKCPRCRSERISPPSFLYVKTK
- a CDS encoding NAD(P)/FAD-dependent oxidoreductase, with protein sequence MSERYDVVIIGAGPAGLACAYELAKENLQVLILEKEIKPNYEKLCAGYIPAYIFDFFKIPRSVADYSVKGLRIISGDSEWVIEFDEIVGYNVDRTKFADFLASRVIKEGGVVETSNTVIDVKFLNDMILVKASKSEYQAEIVVAADGAYSKIGSKIRGRFRSRDLGITIQARIDQSKEFSNSNKNLNIVFFGKRYSPFGYGWIFPKKGKIDIGLGTLASKAKNLEKYLVNISKHYNLEINAPLRYAPVPLSGPLKNIAITRILLAGDSAGHVSPLTGEGIKFSMIAGKMAAEAIIGYFKNRVKLKDVAKIYLGKLERNFYGRFRREKMLLKLSERRGISSSRLVYDKKIRNAIAEFYVDKTDITKKLPFIALRALKTYILG